The sequence CTTGTTCAGTTACATTTTTGACAATGCCAGCGTTTGTATTTTGTAAATCATCTCTGCTCATTCCCGGTTTTCGCGGAATACCAGCAGTAACAACGACAATAGACGAATTCGCTGTTTCATCATATCCGTTTGCCCCGCGCACCATTGAATCGAATCCTTCAATCGGCGCGGATTCATACATATCAAGACCTTTACCTTGAGGCACTCCTTCTATAATATCCACGAGAACAACTTCATTCGCAAGTTCTTTTTCTGCAATTCGCTGCGCTGCTGTTGCTCCAACGTTTCCTGCTCCTACTACTGTTATCTTCATAAAAAGTTTCTTTCTAAGAATTTATAGTGAAAAAAAATCCCGCAATGTATTTTTTACTTTGCGGGAGAGAAATCTGTTTTTGTTATGCGGGAAGAACACTAACGGATTTTCTTGTTTTTCCCACTCGGGCGAACTGAATTTTTCCAGAGATGAGCGCAAACAATGTGTCATCGTTTCCTCTACCAACGTTTTTTCCCGGATGAAATTTAGTTCCGCGTTGACGAACGATAATACTTCC comes from Ignavibacteria bacterium and encodes:
- a CDS encoding 50S ribosomal protein L27, translating into MAHKKGGGSSQNGRDSNAQRLGVKKFGGENVTAGSIIVRQRGTKFHPGKNVGRGNDDTLFALISGKIQFARVGKTRKSVSVLPA